In the genome of Candidatus Omnitrophota bacterium, the window GAATGCGATCAAAAGCGCAAACGCTATATTCTGGGCGATCTCCTGTGCCCTTCGGCTAACCGGCTTACCTTTCAACTTTTCTATAAGCAAAAACAGAATATGCCCGCCGTCCAATATAGGAAAAGGCAGAAGATTGAATATTGCAAGAGATACGCTTATAAGGGCGCTTATGTGTAAAAGATAGACGAGCCCCATACTCGCCGCTCTTCCTGTCATGGCGAAAATCCCTATAGGCCCGGCTACGGCCTTCACCGAAACCGCCCCTATAATCATCCCCCATATCGCCTGATAAGTGATGATGGTTATTTTCCAAACGGTATCGGCTCCCATCGCTATCGCTTTGAAGAACCCGTATTTTACAAAGACCACCTCGTCCGAAGGCGCTATGCCTATCATGGTCTTCTTGAACGGTTTGCCGAGTATATCCTTTGCGTCTTCCGAGCGTCCCTTCACGCTGAATATGCGTTTCTCGCCATTTCTATCGATAGTGACTCTTATATCGCCTTCTTTTCTGTCACGTATGGCATCCAAAACATCTTCCCAGTATTTTACGCTCTTACCTTCTATGCTCATTATTATATCACCGG includes:
- the rseP gene encoding RIP metalloprotease RseP, which gives rise to MLISIIGVIVVFSIMILSHEFGHFWMAKKMGVKVEVFSFGFGPKIKSFKRGGTEYVLSLIPFGGYVKMAGDELSGKLEGKNWEFYSKPIYKRFNIIVAGSLVNYILGFLLFSFVLMLGSPVPTARIGGVLEGYPAEKAGIKAGDIIMSIEGKSVKYWEDVLDAIRDRKEGDIRVTIDRNGEKRIFSVKGRSEDAKDILGKPFKKTMIGIAPSDEVVFVKYGFFKAIAMGADTVWKITIITYQAIWGMIIGAVSVKAVAGPIGIFAMTGRAASMGLVYLLHISALISVSLAIFNLLPFPILDGGHILFLLIEKLKGKPVSRRAQEIAQNIAFALLIAFVLFVSWNDILNLPKWFK